In a genomic window of Malaclemys terrapin pileata isolate rMalTer1 chromosome 17, rMalTer1.hap1, whole genome shotgun sequence:
- the LOC128825395 gene encoding LOW QUALITY PROTEIN: uncharacterized protein LOC128825395 (The sequence of the model RefSeq protein was modified relative to this genomic sequence to represent the inferred CDS: deleted 1 base in 1 codon; substituted 1 base at 1 genomic stop codon) has translation MGERRSSSTADRPERRTALVARELARYNIDIAALSETRLANEGQLSESGGGYTFFWSGRSSDERRESGVGFAIKNHLVWKLASSPKGMNDRLMTMQLPLQKGKQAILISAYVPPMTNPEDVKDKFYEESDTLLSSVQRTDKLILLGDFNARVGCDAAAWEGVIGKNGVGKRNSNGLLLLQTCAAHDLLISNTVFRLPTRNRTSWMYPRSKHWHLIDYVIIRRRDRQDVRVTKTMCGADCWTDHRLIVSKMKLRIMLKRRPQGSEDLENELADLRIEEDAEKDWERFRNTVHTAASKILEPSTCRQQDWFDENDAEIQALLSEKHCLHHAYQNDPSSVAKKTAFINACRTHLYKRKSNRQVCDNHRGISLLSTAGKVLARVQLNRLITHLEKGLLPESQCGFYKGRGTIDMIFAVRQLQEKCQEQNRELYTTFVDLTKAFDSVSHQGLWRIMLKFGCPDRFIRMVRQFHHGMMARVLDDGETSEAFPITNGVKQGCVLVPPLFSMIFSATLTDAVQHCSEGVGMKYRTDGKLFNLRRLHAITKVKETVLRDFLFADDXLCLNASTEPEMQANMDKFSTACNNFGLTINIKKTEVLHQPAPHAPYSEPSIIVNGQRLQPVDRFMYLSSTLSRAVSIDDEVNCRIAKASSAFGQLRSSIWERRGISLPTKLKVYRAVVLPTLLYACETWTVYRSHARRLNHFHISCLRKLLKIRWQDKVPDTDVLTRASLPSVHTLLMRAQTRWAGHGVRMSDEFIPKQLFYGELTQGKRSHGGQKMRFKNTLKTSLKSLEINTATWETFTLNRPAWRSLIHTGSNTSEARRIAEAEKKRELRKARAACTSWTVP, from the exons cacggcagacagaccggagagaagaacagcacttgtcgctagagagctcgcacgctacaacattgacattgcagcccttagcgaaactcgccttgctaatgaaggacagctgtcCGAGTCAGGTGGTGgctatacattcttctggagtggccgcagcagtgatgagcgtcgcgaatctggagttggcttcgccatcaagaatcatcttgtttggaaacttgccagttcccccaagggtatgaatgaccggctcatgacaatgcagcttccgcttcaaaaaggaaaacaagctattTTGATCAGCGCATATGTTCCTCCAatgaccaacccagaggatgtgaaggataaattctaCGAAGAATCAGATACTCTGCTATCGTCAGTGCAGCGCACAGACAAGCTGATTCTGCTTGGCGATTTTAACGCAAGAGTCGGATGTGATgccgcagcctgggaaggagtcatcgggaaaaatggagtgggaaagCGTAACAGCAATGGCCTGTTACTGCTGCAAACTTGTGCAGCCCATGACCTTCTGATCAGCAATACGGTCTTCCGCCTTCCTACCCGTAACAGGACTTCGTGGATGTATCCCCGttccaagcactggcatttgatcgattatgtcatcatcaggagaagggacagacaagatgtcagggttacaaaaACGATGTGTGGTGCTGACTGTTGGACGGATCATAGGctcatagtatccaaaatgaagctccgTATCATGCTGAAGAGACGACCACAAGGCT cggaagacctagagaatgagCTTGCTGATCTTCGTATTGAGGAGGACGCTGAGAAAGACTGGGAGCGATTCCGCAACACTGTCCATACAGCTGCATCGAAGATATTGGAGCCCTCCACATGCAGGCAGCAAGACTGGTTTGacgaaaatgatgcagaaatccaggcctTACTTTCTGAGAAGCACTGCCTGCATCATGCATATCAAAACGATCCATCCTCAGTGGCAAAGAAGACCGCCTTTATCAACGCTTGCAGAACA cacctctataagaggaagAGCAATCGCCAGGTATGCGACAATCACCGTGGAATCTCGCTGCTTTCTACAGCAGGGAAAGTTCTTGCACGGGTTCAGTTGAACCGATTGatcactcacctggagaagggtttactgccagaatcacagtgtggcttctacaagggacgtgggactattgacatgatcttcgctgtgcgtcagctacaggagaaatgtcaagagcagaatcgtgaactctacacaacttttgtggacctcacgaaagcatttgactctgtcagtcaccagggcctgtggaggatcatgttgaaatttggctgtccagacagatttatacgaatggtacgtcaatttcatcacggtatgatggctcgtgtcctggatgacggtgaaacatctgaggccttcccaATCACCAACGGCgtcaagcaagggtgtgttttagTGCCCCctttgttcagcatgatattctctgccactcTGACTGATGCCGTTCAACACTGCTCTGAAGGAGTAGGCATGAAGTATAGAACAGACGGGAAACTATTCAATCTGAGGCGACTGCAtgccatcaccaaggtgaaggaaactgtacttcgagactttctctttgccgatgattgattgtgc ctgaatgctagtacagagccagaaatgcaagccaatatggacaagttttcaactgcatgcaacaacttcggtctcaccattaacatcaagaagactgaggtattgcaccagccagctccccacgctccgtactcagaaccgtccatcattgtaaatggacagagacttcagCCAGTGGACCGCTTCATGTACCTGAGCAgtaccctttcccgagcagtgtcaatcgatgatgaagtaaactgcagaattgctaaagccagctctgcatttggccaATTGCGCTCCAGCATTTGGGAACGtcgagggatcagcctaccaacgaagctgaaggtctaccgagcagtggtgcttccaactctgctgtatgcctgcgagacgtggactgtctatcggagtcatgcacgaaggctcaaccacttccacatttcctgtctgcgaaagcttctaaaaatcagatggcaggacaaagtgcctgatactgatgtccttactagagccagtctgccgtcagttcacacattgctgatgagagcccagaccaggtgggccgGACATGGCGTGAGAATGTCAGACGAATTtattcctaaacagctcttctacggagaactcactcagggtaagcgctcccatggaggacaaaagatGCGGTTCAAGAacacgctgaagacctctttgaagtccttggagatcaacaccgccacatgggaaaccttcacactgaaccgtccagcatggcgcagcctcattcacacaggcagtaatacctctgaggcgaggcgtattgctgaggctgaaaaaaagcgtgagctgcgcaagGCCAGAGCTGCTTGTACATCATGGACAGTGCCATGA